A region of Mugil cephalus isolate CIBA_MC_2020 chromosome 3, CIBA_Mcephalus_1.1, whole genome shotgun sequence DNA encodes the following proteins:
- the lctla gene encoding lactase-like a isoform X2 yields the protein MMMMQRRVLVASHVFALVLFVSSNNDFDWTKNDRTSFHYGTFPPGFSWGAGSSAYQTEGAWNIDGKGMSIWDAFTHKKGKILSNDTGDSSCDGYHKFKDDINLMKDMKLNHYRFSISWPRILPGGLKGEHINEKGIKYYDDLINMLLDNQITPIVTLYHWDLPQVLQEKYGGWQNATMVDYFNDFANLCFERFGNRVKFWITFNNPWSIAVEGYETGEHAPGLKLRGTGAYKAAHHIIKAHAKVWHTYDIQWRSKQKGLVGISLTADWGEPVDVSNQRDIEAAERYIQFYMGWFATPIFNGDYPQVMKDYVGRKSGQQGLGASRLPVFSPQEKSYIKGSCDFLGLGHFTTRYITQKNYPSGLGDSYFVDRDLAELVDPRWPDPGSEWLYSVPWGFRRLLNFVKSQYGNPMIYVTENGVSEKMLCTDLCDDWRVQYFRDYINEMLKAIKDGVNVKGYTAWSLLDNFEWDEGYTERFGLYYVDFRNKNKPRYPKASVQFYKRIISSNGFPNLREVESWKRKAVETCSSSNQLLAAARRESKGSQQQRAWPMHDEV from the exons atgatgatgatgcagagACGAGTCCTGGTAGCGTCCCACGTCTTTGCTctggttctgtttgtttcatccAACAACGACTTCGACTGGACCAAGAACGACAGGACGTCTTTCCACTACGGCACCTTCCCACCCG GTTTTTCCTGGGGGGCTGGAAGCTCCGCGTATCAAACCGAAGGCGCCTGGAACATCGATGGGAAGGGAATGAGCATCTGGGACGCGTTCACCCACAAGAAGGGAAAGATCCTCTCCAACGACACGGGAGATTCATCATGTGACGGCTACCACAAGTTCAAG gACGACATTAACCTGATGAAGGACATGAAACTGAACCATTATCGTTTCTCCATCTCCTGGCCAAGGATTTTACCCGGCGGACTGAAAG GTGAACACATCAACGAGAAAGGAATCAAATACTACGACGACCTGATCAACATGCTCCTGGACAACCAGATCACGCCCATAGTGACTCTGTACCACTGGGACTTACCACAG GTGCTGCAGGAGAAATACGGCGGCTGGCAGAACGCCACCATGGTCGACTACTTCAACGACTTCGCCAACCTGTGCTTCGAAAGGTTCGGGAACAGAGTCAAGTTCTGGATCACGTTCAACAACCCGTGG TCCATCGCTGTGGAGGGATATGAAACCGGGGAGCATGCGCCTGGACTCAAGCTGAGGGGAACAGGAGCCTATAAAGCTGCTCACCACATCATCAAG GCTCACGCTAAAGTCTGGCACACGTACGACATCCAGTGGAGAAGCAAACAGAAAg GTCTGGTCGGGATCTCTCTCACCGCCGACTGGGGGGAACCGGTGGACGTCTCCAACCAGAGGGACATCGAAGCCGCAGAGCGATATATTCAGTTCTACATGGGCTGGTTTGCTACACCCATCTTCAACGGAGACTACCCCCAGGTCATGAAAGATTACGTCG GCAGGAAGAGTGGCCAGCAGGGCCTGGGAGCCTCTCGGCTGCCGGTGTTCTCTCCTCAGGAGAAGAGTTACATCAAGGGCTCCTGCGACTTCCTGGGCCTCGGACATTTCACGACGCGCTACATCACCCAGAAGAATTACCCGTCGGGCCTCGGAGACAGCTACTTCGTGGACCGTGACCTCGCCGAGTTGGTGGACCCGCGGTGGCCCGACCCCGGCTCCGAATGGCTCTACTCGGTTCCTTGGGGCTTTCGACGTTTGTTGAACTTCGTGAAG AGTCAGTATGGGAACCCGATGATCTACGTGACGGAGAACGGAGTTTCAGAGAAGATGCTCTGCACCGACCTCTGCGACGACTGGAGGGTGCAGTACTTCAGAGACTACATCAACGAAATGCTGAAAG CGATTAAAGATGGCGTGAACGTGAAGGGCTACACAGCCTGGTCTCTGCTTGACAACTTCGAGTGGGATGAAGGATACACTGAGAGGTTCGGACTCTACTACGTGGActtcaggaacaaaaacaaaccgcGGTACCCAAAGGCCTCCGTTCAGTTCTATAAACGCATCATCAGCTCCAATGGCTTCCCCAACCTGAGAGAG GTggagagctggaagaggaaagCTGTGGAGACCTGTTCCTCCAGTAACCAGCTCCTGGCTGCAG
- the lctla gene encoding lactase-like a isoform X1, producing the protein MMMMQRRVLVASHVFALVLFVSSNNDFDWTKNDRTSFHYGTFPPGFSWGAGSSAYQTEGAWNIDGKGMSIWDAFTHKKGKILSNDTGDSSCDGYHKFKDDINLMKDMKLNHYRFSISWPRILPGGLKGEHINEKGIKYYDDLINMLLDNQITPIVTLYHWDLPQVLQEKYGGWQNATMVDYFNDFANLCFERFGNRVKFWITFNNPWSIAVEGYETGEHAPGLKLRGTGAYKAAHHIIKAHAKVWHTYDIQWRSKQKGLVGISLTADWGEPVDVSNQRDIEAAERYIQFYMGWFATPIFNGDYPQVMKDYVGRKSGQQGLGASRLPVFSPQEKSYIKGSCDFLGLGHFTTRYITQKNYPSGLGDSYFVDRDLAELVDPRWPDPGSEWLYSVPWGFRRLLNFVKSQYGNPMIYVTENGVSEKMLCTDLCDDWRVQYFRDYINEMLKAIKDGVNVKGYTAWSLLDNFEWDEGYTERFGLYYVDFRNKNKPRYPKASVQFYKRIISSNGFPNLREVESWKRKAVETCSSSNQLLAADPLIGHMEMVSEIVVPTVCTLCILLSAVFLMFLLRGRI; encoded by the exons atgatgatgatgcagagACGAGTCCTGGTAGCGTCCCACGTCTTTGCTctggttctgtttgtttcatccAACAACGACTTCGACTGGACCAAGAACGACAGGACGTCTTTCCACTACGGCACCTTCCCACCCG GTTTTTCCTGGGGGGCTGGAAGCTCCGCGTATCAAACCGAAGGCGCCTGGAACATCGATGGGAAGGGAATGAGCATCTGGGACGCGTTCACCCACAAGAAGGGAAAGATCCTCTCCAACGACACGGGAGATTCATCATGTGACGGCTACCACAAGTTCAAG gACGACATTAACCTGATGAAGGACATGAAACTGAACCATTATCGTTTCTCCATCTCCTGGCCAAGGATTTTACCCGGCGGACTGAAAG GTGAACACATCAACGAGAAAGGAATCAAATACTACGACGACCTGATCAACATGCTCCTGGACAACCAGATCACGCCCATAGTGACTCTGTACCACTGGGACTTACCACAG GTGCTGCAGGAGAAATACGGCGGCTGGCAGAACGCCACCATGGTCGACTACTTCAACGACTTCGCCAACCTGTGCTTCGAAAGGTTCGGGAACAGAGTCAAGTTCTGGATCACGTTCAACAACCCGTGG TCCATCGCTGTGGAGGGATATGAAACCGGGGAGCATGCGCCTGGACTCAAGCTGAGGGGAACAGGAGCCTATAAAGCTGCTCACCACATCATCAAG GCTCACGCTAAAGTCTGGCACACGTACGACATCCAGTGGAGAAGCAAACAGAAAg GTCTGGTCGGGATCTCTCTCACCGCCGACTGGGGGGAACCGGTGGACGTCTCCAACCAGAGGGACATCGAAGCCGCAGAGCGATATATTCAGTTCTACATGGGCTGGTTTGCTACACCCATCTTCAACGGAGACTACCCCCAGGTCATGAAAGATTACGTCG GCAGGAAGAGTGGCCAGCAGGGCCTGGGAGCCTCTCGGCTGCCGGTGTTCTCTCCTCAGGAGAAGAGTTACATCAAGGGCTCCTGCGACTTCCTGGGCCTCGGACATTTCACGACGCGCTACATCACCCAGAAGAATTACCCGTCGGGCCTCGGAGACAGCTACTTCGTGGACCGTGACCTCGCCGAGTTGGTGGACCCGCGGTGGCCCGACCCCGGCTCCGAATGGCTCTACTCGGTTCCTTGGGGCTTTCGACGTTTGTTGAACTTCGTGAAG AGTCAGTATGGGAACCCGATGATCTACGTGACGGAGAACGGAGTTTCAGAGAAGATGCTCTGCACCGACCTCTGCGACGACTGGAGGGTGCAGTACTTCAGAGACTACATCAACGAAATGCTGAAAG CGATTAAAGATGGCGTGAACGTGAAGGGCTACACAGCCTGGTCTCTGCTTGACAACTTCGAGTGGGATGAAGGATACACTGAGAGGTTCGGACTCTACTACGTGGActtcaggaacaaaaacaaaccgcGGTACCCAAAGGCCTCCGTTCAGTTCTATAAACGCATCATCAGCTCCAATGGCTTCCCCAACCTGAGAGAG GTggagagctggaagaggaaagCTGTGGAGACCTGTTCCTCCAGTAACCAGCTCCTGGCTGCAG